A single genomic interval of Daucus carota subsp. sativus chromosome 1, DH1 v3.0, whole genome shotgun sequence harbors:
- the LOC108220397 gene encoding probable protein phosphatase 2C 49, producing MGAEAEVIIQQIIIPTVQYGSRSSSNLREINDLVGVSDPGFNCDPVSPSGSLTALSPPVMKSPEAEIMQYLPTIRSGGFADIGPRRYMEDQHIKIDDLSMYLGSDVIFPKPNAFYGVFDGHGGPEAAAYVRKNVNKFFFEDVNFPQSSEVDDAFLEAVGSSLRQAFLLADAALADDCSVSTSSGTTALTAIVLGSRLLVANAGDCRAVLCRKGEAIEMSQDHRPSHALERKRVEELGGFIDDGYLNGVLSVTRALGDWDLKLSRGNPSPLIAEPDVKQIVLTEDDEFLIIACDGIWDVLSSQQAISLVRRGLRRHDDPGQCARDLVMEALRLNTFDNLTVIIVCFTSLDHREASPTPQRRLKCCSLSAEALCSLRNLLDGGVNQ from the exons ATGGGTGCTGAAGCAGAGGTGATAATACAGCAGATTATAATCCCCACAGTGCAGTATGGATCACGATCCAGTAGTAACTTGAGAGAGATAAATGATTTAGTTGGTGTTTCTGATCCGGGTTTTAATTGTGACCCGGTTTCTCCATCCGGGTCGCTCACAGCTCTCTCTCCTCCG GTCATGAAATCTCCAGAAGCTGAGATAATGCAATATCTTCCTACCATCCGCTCAGGTGGATTTGCTGATATTGGGCCTAGGAGGTACATGGAAGATCAACACATAAAGATAGATGATCTCTCGATGTATTTGGGTTCAGATGTCATATTTCCTAAGCCAAATGCTTTCTACGGG GTCTTTGATGGTCATGGAGGACCTGAGGCAGCAGCTTATGTCCGGAAGAATGTAAACAAATTCTTTTTTGAGGATGTCAACTTTCCACAATCGTCTGAAGTTGATGATGCATTTCTGGAAGCAGTTGGGAGTTCTCTTCGCCAAGCATTTCTTCTTGCTGATGCTGCTCTTGCTGATGACTGTAGTGTGAGTACTTCATCTGGGACAACAGCACTGACAGCTATTGTATTAGGAAG TCGCCTATTGGTGGCTAATGCTGGAGATTGTAGAGCAGTTCTATGCCGAAAAGGGGAGGCTATTGAAATGTCACAGGACCACAGACCAAGTCATGCATTGGAAAGGAAACGAGTTGAAGAGCTGGGTGGGTTTATTGATGATGGTTATCTTAATGGTGTTCTATCAGTTACTCGGGCTTTGGGTGATTGGGACCTGAAATTATCAAGGGGCAACCCATCGCCTCTCATTGCAGAGCCAGATGTGAAGCAAATTGTGCTGACAGAGGATGATGAGTTCCTCATTATCGCTTGTGATGGAATTTGGGATGTATTGTCAAGTCAGCAGGCAATCAGCCTTGTGCGCCGGGGATTAAGGCGTCACGATGACCCTGGGCAGTGTGCTAGAGACCTGGTCATGGAAGCTCTGCGTCTCAACACTTTTGATAATCTCACTGTGATAATTGTTTGTTTCACTTCCCTCGATCACAGGGAAGCATCACCAACACCTCAGAGGCGATTGAAATGTTGTAGCCTTTCTGCCGAAGCCCTCTGTAGCCTGAGGAATTTGTTGGATGGCGGTGTCAACCAGTGA
- the LOC108197589 gene encoding short-chain dehydrogenase reductase 3b codes for MSKPRLEGKVALVTGAASGIGEQTVRLFAENGAFVVVADVQDDLGHQVVASIGSEKVSYQHCDVRNEQEVVQTINFAIEKYGKLDVLFSNAAIMGPMTSILDLDMEEFDNTMATNVRGVAITIKHAARMMVAKKTRGSIICTTSVAANLGGAGPHAYTTSKHALVGLVRAACSELGAHGIRVNSISPFGVATPLSCNAYNVEPSEVEANGCALANLKGIVLKARHIADAALFLASDESAYISGHNLVVDGGFSVVSNSFSSF; via the exons ATGTCTAAGCCAAG GTTGGAGGGCAAGGTAGCACTTGTTACTGGCGCAGCCAGTGGAATCGGTGAGCAGACGGTTCGATTATTCGCGGAAAATGGAGCATTTGTAGTTGTTGCAGATGTTCAGGATGATCTAGGCCATCAGGTTGTGGCATCAATAGGTTCCGAAAAGGTGAGTTATCAGCATTGTGATGTTAGAAATGAACAAGAAGTTGTGCAAACGATAAATTTTGCTATAGAAAAATACGGAAAATTGGACGTTTTATTCAGCAATGCTGCGATCATGGGGCCTATGACAAGCATTCTAGACCTCGACATGGAGGAATTCGACAACACTATGGCTACAAATGTCCGCGGTGTCGCGATAACAATCAAGCATGCTGCACGAATGATGGTCGCCAAGAAAACCCGCGGATCGATCATTTGCACAACTAGTGTTGCAGCAAATCTTGGAGGGGCTGGACCGCATGCCTACACAACGTCGAAGCATGCGTTGGTAGGCCTTGTGAGGGCCGCGTGCAGCGAGCTGGGAGCTCACGGGATCAGGGTGAATTCGATTTCACCATTCGGGGTAGCGACTCCTCTCTCGTGCAATGCTTATAATGTGGAGCCGAGTGAAGTTGAGGCCAATGGTTGTGCATTGGCTAATTTGAAAGGCATTGTGTTGAAAGCCAGACATATTGCAGATGCAGCTCTGTTTCTTGCATCTGATGAGTCTGCTTATATTAGTGGACATAATCTGGTTGTTGATGGGGGGTTCTCAGTGGTTAGtaattctttttcttccttCTGA
- the LOC108222523 gene encoding uncharacterized protein LOC108222523 isoform X2 has translation MALNTVGDAVGLDYWLQWQVLVCALIIIIPLGISLKITIRSSGNGHQQLKSCDLWLPCWKNLHPKWLLLYRVIAFCSMAFLLYQTVASFGLFVFYFYTQWTFTLVLLYFAIGIIVSSRGCSMYSKKPSTQVADGDTLSKKDHHEKANNFTTNVKAIETKSLSGQEAGALEILMHSIYHACAGAVVLTDLVFWFILVPLMSGKDFKLTVLIGLMHSVNVVFLLLDSAFNNHPFPWSRFTYFVLWTGAYIIFQWTIHACGVTWWPYPFLELNTPWAPAWYFGMALFHVPCYGLYALLVKAKDFVFSRIFPHAFLRVTMEKKQP, from the exons ATGGCCTTAAACACAGTAGGTGATGCTGTGGGATTAGACTATTGGCTTCAGTGGCAAGTTCTTGTTTGTGCCTTAATTATCATAATCCCATTAGGAATTTCACTTAAAATTACCATCAGAAGTAGTGGAAATGGTCATCAACAGCTCAAGTCTTGTGATTTATGGCTACCATGTTGGAAAAATCTTCATCCCAAGTGGCTTTTGCTATACAGGGTCATAGCTTTCTGCTCCATGGCTTTCTTGCTGTATCAGACTGTGGCCTCTTTTGGTCTTTTTGTCTTCTATTTCTATACACA GTGGACTTTTACATTGGTGCTGCTTTACTTTGCG ATTGGAATTATTGTATCCTCCCGTGGGTGCTCGATGTACTCAAAGAAACCTTCTACTCAGGTTGCTGACGGAGATACGCTCTCTAAGAAGGATCACCATGAGAAGGCTAATAATTTTACTACAAATGTCAAGGCCATAGAAACAAAAAGCTTAAGTGGTCAAGAAGCAGGAGCTTTGGAAATTCTTATGCATTCTATATATCAT GCATGTGCTGGTGCTGTCGTGCTAACAGACTTGGTGTTTTGGTTCATTTTAGTTCCATTGATGTCAGGGAAAGATTTTAAACTCACCGTG TTAATTGGGCTAATGCATTCTGTGAATGTTGTTTTCCTTCTCCTGGATTCAGCCTTCAACAATCAT CCATTCCCTTGGTCTCGATTCACATATTTTGTGCTGTGGACTGGCgcctatattatttttcagtgGACAATTCATGCTTGTGGAGTTACATG GTGGCCTTATCCTTTCCTCGAGCTAAATACTCCATGGGCACCTGCCTG GTATTTTGGTATGGCTCTGTTTCATGTTCCTTGTTATGGACTATATGCACTCCTCGTAAAAGCAAAAGACTTTGTTTTCTCAAGGATCTTCCCCCATGCATTTTTAAG